One window of the Hippocampus zosterae strain Florida chromosome 8, ASM2543408v3, whole genome shotgun sequence genome contains the following:
- the her6 gene encoding hairy-related 6 has product MPADMMEKSSSSPVAATPASMNSTPDKPKTASEHRKSSKPIMEKRRRARINESLGQLKTLILDALKKDSSRHSKLEKADILEMTVKHLRNLQRAQMTAALNTDPTVLGKYRAGFSECMNEVTRFLSTCEGVNTEVRTRLLGHLANCMTQINAMNYPSQHQMPPAAGPTHPSFGQPMVQIPGSSPQVLPMSGVQCKGAPSPATLPNSDATKVYGGFQIVPATDGQFAFLIPNAAFAPNGPVIPVYANSPGTPTPVPAAVSPGAPSGNTDSVWRPW; this is encoded by the exons ATGCCTGCCGACATGATGGAAAAATCGTCCTCTTCCCCGGTCGCTGCCACCCCGGCAAGCATGAATTCGACCCCCGATAAACCCAAAACAGCTTCCGAGCACAGAAAG TCTTCCAAGCCAATTATGGAGAAGCGCAGAAGAGCTCGTATCAACGAGAGTTTAGGCCAACTTAAAACGCTCATCTTAGATGCGCTCAAGAAAGAT AGCTCCAGACACTCCAAACTGGAGAAAGCAGACATCCTGGAGATGACAGTGAAACATCTGCGGAACCTCCAGAGAGCTCAAATGACTG ctgCTCTCAACACCGACCCCACTGTGTTGGGCAAGTATCGCGCCGGTTTCAGCGAGTGCATGAACGAAGTGACTCGCTTTCTGTCTACCTGCGAGGGCGTCAACACGGAGGTCCGAACGCGGCTCCTCGGCCATCTCGCAAACTGCATGACGCAGATCAACGCTATGAACTACCCTAGCCAGCACCAGATGCCTCCGGCGGCCGGACCAACACACCCCTCGTTCGGCCAGCCTATGGTGCAGATTCCCGGGTCCTCCCCACAGGTGCTGCCAATGAGCGGCGTGCAGTGTAAGGGAGCTCCTTCTCCGGCCACTTTACCCAACTCGGACGCCACCAAAGTGTACGGCGGCTTCCAGATTGTGCCTGCCACGGACGGACAGTTTGCCTTCCTCATACCCAACGCTGCGTTTGCCCCCAACGGTCCCGTCATTCCCGTGTACGCCAACAGCCCCGGGACACCGACGCCGGTGCCGGCTGCCGTCTCCCCCGGAGCCCCGTCGGGAAACACGGACTCGGTGTGGCGGCCCTGGTGA